In the Desulfovibrio legallii genome, one interval contains:
- a CDS encoding HD domain-containing phosphohydrolase, translating to MRTPRAHNRRAGLTMLALFALALACIAAGANWYLNNARQRRQHETAQSLSVQTANQVALLTVWSGSLVDQVRTFVSQDWLRLFAAEAAATGRPAADLLQLAAAVEASAMPVEEAPQGTTDPLAALAPRLPATLRQLRDFNEKNSFLHVALVNAAGEVFLASGKPPPLDGDRRQCVLKAFSDKQPVFLPARREEGLLVMDMAFPVFTPLYLDASGTGVPAVLLLSANVQPVVKAVSRHGESAILQSFAGGLQRLDPQTGPHNLPGWQLENGRLPPAMREDNALPEHWRRSFCLAEPVPGLPWLVVQGVPAPELDVLQTQTRKNVLLASLVLTALAGIMLAALWWWLVGRNERAVADQLRRLYRVVNQQKQIMDGVNSALSAGIVLNDFNGRLFYANQGFARMTGLPAEQLPGLAHTDLGPDLARSLVTHTLAVYRTGALSSFTETLPLRGQTRYFLTSCTPFRDEQGRITGVVSVYSDMTDLALAQQRAQLMVTQAVNAFVRAIEAVDSYLRGHSDFTAHLAATLARRLGRDDPETLATLRTAAKLSQLGMIQLPKELIAKSGGLTPDERAQLERHVDYAREALAGIDFGLPVLEAITQMHERLDGSGYPERLRGEAICPNARILAVANTFCALVRPRSYRTALPVDQALKLLDAAPPAYDPQVVAALHAFLQTEEGQDFLALLQDTEK from the coding sequence GTGCGGACCCCTCGCGCACACAACCGCCGCGCCGGCCTGACCATGCTGGCCCTCTTTGCCCTGGCTCTGGCCTGCATTGCTGCGGGCGCCAACTGGTACCTGAACAACGCCCGCCAGCGCCGGCAGCACGAAACCGCCCAGAGCCTCAGCGTGCAGACCGCCAACCAGGTGGCGCTGCTCACCGTCTGGTCCGGCAGCCTCGTCGACCAGGTGCGCACCTTCGTCAGCCAGGACTGGCTGCGCCTTTTTGCCGCCGAGGCTGCCGCCACGGGCCGCCCGGCCGCAGACCTGCTGCAGCTGGCCGCCGCCGTGGAGGCCAGCGCCATGCCCGTGGAGGAAGCCCCGCAAGGCACCACTGACCCCTTGGCGGCCCTGGCCCCGCGCCTGCCCGCCACCCTGCGTCAGCTGCGCGACTTCAATGAGAAAAACAGCTTCCTGCATGTGGCCCTGGTCAATGCGGCGGGCGAGGTTTTTCTGGCTTCCGGCAAGCCGCCGCCGCTGGACGGCGACCGCCGCCAATGCGTGCTCAAGGCCTTCAGCGACAAGCAGCCCGTATTCCTGCCCGCGCGCCGGGAAGAAGGCCTGCTGGTCATGGACATGGCCTTCCCCGTGTTCACGCCCCTGTATCTGGACGCCTCCGGCACGGGCGTGCCCGCCGTCCTCCTGCTCAGCGCCAACGTGCAGCCCGTGGTCAAGGCCGTTTCCCGCCACGGCGAATCGGCCATCCTGCAATCTTTTGCCGGAGGCCTCCAACGCCTGGATCCGCAGACCGGCCCCCACAACCTGCCGGGCTGGCAGCTGGAAAACGGCCGCCTGCCCCCGGCCATGCGCGAAGACAACGCCCTGCCGGAACACTGGCGGCGCAGCTTCTGCCTGGCGGAACCCGTGCCCGGCCTGCCCTGGCTGGTGGTGCAGGGCGTGCCCGCCCCGGAACTGGACGTCCTGCAGACCCAGACCCGCAAAAACGTCCTCCTGGCCTCCCTGGTGCTCACGGCCCTGGCGGGCATCATGCTGGCCGCCCTCTGGTGGTGGCTGGTAGGCCGCAACGAACGCGCCGTGGCCGACCAGCTGCGCCGCCTCTACCGCGTGGTCAACCAGCAGAAGCAAATCATGGACGGCGTTAATTCCGCCCTCTCCGCAGGCATTGTGCTCAACGACTTCAACGGACGCCTGTTTTACGCCAACCAGGGCTTTGCCCGCATGACCGGCCTGCCCGCCGAACAACTGCCCGGCCTGGCCCACACCGACCTGGGACCGGACCTGGCCCGCAGCCTGGTCACCCACACCCTGGCCGTCTACCGCACAGGCGCGCTCTCCAGCTTTACCGAAACCCTGCCCCTCCGCGGCCAGACCCGCTACTTCCTCACCTCCTGCACGCCCTTCCGCGACGAACAGGGCCGCATCACCGGCGTGGTTTCAGTCTACAGCGACATGACCGACCTGGCCCTGGCCCAGCAACGCGCCCAGCTTATGGTCACCCAGGCCGTCAATGCCTTTGTCCGCGCCATAGAAGCCGTGGATTCCTACCTGCGCGGGCACTCCGATTTCACCGCCCACCTGGCCGCCACCCTGGCCCGCCGGCTGGGCCGCGACGACCCGGAAACCCTCGCCACCCTGCGTACCGCCGCCAAGCTCTCCCAACTGGGCATGATCCAGCTGCCCAAAGAGCTCATCGCCAAGTCCGGCGGGCTCACCCCCGATGAACGCGCCCAGCTGGAGCGCCATGTGGACTACGCCCGCGAAGCCCTGGCCGGCATCGACTTCGGCCTGCCCGTGCTGGAAGCCATCACCCAGATGCACGAACGCCTGGACGGCTCCGGCTACCCGGAACGCCTCCGGGGCGAGGCCATCTGCCCCAACGCCCGCATCCTGGCCGTGGCCAACACCTTCTGCGCCTTGGTCCGCCCCCGCTCCTACCGCACCGCCCTGCCCGTGGACCAGGCCCTCAAACTTCTGGACGCCGCCCCGCCCGCTTACGACCCGCAAGTGGTCGCCGCCCTGCACGCCTTCCTCCAGACCGAAGAGGGCCAAGACTTTCTCGCTCTGCTCCAGGACACAGAAAAATAA
- a CDS encoding HlyD family type I secretion periplasmic adaptor subunit: MRPQHTAPPDEAAPLNPQEARQPAARTTPGGQPAAAPDPQAVLTPNKTPDREDQRPSASATPARPPQSGPAPDVYRVPLRPGEACAWSDLGLPFLPPPPTASDAPLPPMPGTPPPGDAQGPALPPEGGLPLSLLGPGMPEPTPQAPEASSEAEGAKAFFRELLLGGEHEQKPDKPLRQSLAETVAQLKNGRQSRAPAAAPDGMPPLPPQGNPSLFAAMDAPLHGLSPDDIQFANEVDAALARRPRFGARALSVSVAAMLLCLLVWAAFANVDEVTHAEGSVVGSQRTQTIQNLEGGILRAVQVHEGQIVEKGEVLAQLDNEMAESAYRDAVNKAMENSLAILRLEAELKGQQPVFPEDMAAWAAQLVGRQVDGDVLARARQITRDQTNAWNSRQEQLRAEIEVLRSQYVQRTHDVEEQTARKLQLDRSLALSMEQRDTAYALVQRHNFSKMEYLGLQQRVVELQGQIDALAAAIPKAQAAAEESQQRIASRQAEQAAAITEEINKRRQDLNSLRESLSAGRDRVTRTELRAPVRSTVKQIYITTVGGVVKPGEPIMDLVPLDDTLLVEARVRPQDVAFLRPGQEVMVKVSAYDFSIYGGLEGKLESISADTIEDKRGDHYYLVKVRTRKNAIAYHNQLLPIIPGMVVTADILIGKKTVLDYLLKPILKAKQNALRER, translated from the coding sequence ATGCGCCCGCAACACACTGCCCCCCCCGATGAAGCTGCCCCTCTGAACCCGCAGGAGGCGCGGCAGCCCGCCGCACGCACAACGCCGGGCGGGCAGCCTGCAGCCGCCCCCGACCCGCAGGCGGTTCTGACGCCGAACAAAACCCCTGACCGGGAAGACCAGCGCCCATCCGCATCCGCCACGCCCGCCCGGCCGCCGCAGAGCGGCCCCGCGCCCGACGTCTACCGCGTGCCGCTCCGGCCTGGCGAGGCCTGCGCCTGGAGCGACCTGGGCCTGCCTTTTCTGCCGCCGCCCCCCACGGCCAGCGACGCCCCTTTGCCCCCCATGCCCGGCACGCCCCCCCCCGGCGACGCGCAGGGCCCCGCCCTGCCGCCGGAAGGCGGCCTGCCCCTTTCCCTGCTGGGGCCGGGCATGCCGGAACCCACGCCCCAGGCCCCGGAGGCCTCCTCGGAAGCCGAGGGCGCCAAGGCCTTTTTCCGGGAGCTGCTGCTGGGCGGCGAACACGAACAGAAGCCGGACAAACCCCTGCGCCAGAGCCTGGCCGAGACCGTGGCTCAGCTGAAAAACGGCCGCCAGAGCCGTGCGCCGGCCGCCGCGCCCGACGGCATGCCGCCCCTGCCCCCGCAGGGAAACCCCAGCCTGTTCGCGGCCATGGACGCGCCCCTGCACGGCCTTAGCCCCGACGACATCCAGTTTGCCAATGAGGTGGACGCCGCCCTGGCCCGCCGCCCGCGCTTCGGGGCCCGCGCCCTTTCCGTCAGCGTGGCGGCCATGTTGCTCTGCCTGCTGGTCTGGGCGGCTTTTGCCAATGTGGATGAGGTGACCCACGCCGAAGGCTCGGTGGTGGGCTCCCAGCGCACCCAGACCATCCAGAACCTGGAAGGCGGCATCCTGCGCGCCGTGCAGGTGCATGAAGGCCAGATTGTGGAAAAAGGCGAGGTGCTGGCCCAGCTGGACAATGAAATGGCCGAAAGCGCCTACCGGGACGCCGTGAACAAGGCCATGGAAAACAGCCTGGCCATCCTGCGCCTGGAAGCCGAGCTCAAAGGCCAGCAGCCCGTCTTTCCCGAAGATATGGCCGCCTGGGCCGCCCAGCTGGTGGGCCGCCAGGTGGACGGCGACGTGCTGGCCCGCGCCCGCCAGATCACGCGCGATCAGACCAACGCCTGGAACAGCCGGCAGGAACAGCTCCGCGCGGAGATCGAAGTGCTGCGCTCCCAGTATGTGCAGCGCACCCACGATGTGGAGGAGCAGACCGCCCGCAAGCTCCAGCTGGACCGCAGCCTGGCCCTGTCCATGGAGCAGCGCGACACGGCCTACGCCTTGGTGCAGCGCCATAATTTTTCCAAAATGGAATACCTGGGCCTGCAGCAGCGGGTGGTGGAGCTGCAGGGGCAGATAGACGCCCTGGCAGCGGCCATTCCCAAAGCCCAGGCCGCCGCGGAGGAATCCCAGCAGCGCATCGCCTCCCGCCAGGCCGAACAGGCCGCCGCCATTACGGAGGAAATCAACAAGCGCCGCCAGGACCTCAACTCCCTGCGTGAAAGCCTTTCCGCCGGGCGCGACAGGGTAACCCGCACGGAGCTGCGCGCCCCGGTGCGCAGTACGGTCAAGCAGATCTACATCACCACCGTGGGCGGCGTGGTCAAACCCGGCGAACCCATCATGGACCTGGTGCCCCTGGACGACACCCTCCTGGTGGAAGCCCGCGTCAGACCCCAGGACGTGGCTTTTCTCAGGCCCGGCCAGGAAGTGATGGTCAAGGTCTCCGCCTACGATTTTTCCATCTACGGCGGCCTGGAAGGCAAACTGGAATCCATCAGCGCGGATACCATTGAAGACAAAAGGGGCGACCACTACTACCTGGTCAAAGTCCGCACCCGCAAAAACGCCATTGCCTACCACAACCAGCTGCTGCCCATCATCCCCGGCATGGTGGTGACCGCAGACATTCTGATCGGCAAAAAAACCGTGCTGGACTATCTGCTCAAGCCCATCCTCAAGGCCAAGCAGAACGCCTTGCGGGAACGTTGA
- a CDS encoding type I secretion system permease/ATPase produces MHKTAASGAASPPDTAAAPSSESASGAASRTGGPSPAAGMGPLRPSDVDFMPGLLRSLAIVLRLRGRVVSPQALMAGLTGSRVTPQACLRAARKVGLTGRIAYRPQLENIPGLVLPCILLLTNDRSCVLTALDNDMAEVIFPETAGTSQLVPLDALREEYSGYALFAAVEAAPDHRADRLSISHGKRWFWDVLRYYAPIYRHVALASVVINLIAVGSPLFVMNVYDRVVPNNAMETLWVLAVGIFIIYLFNFLLSALRTHFVDVAGRNADIVLSSSLVEKVLSMRMDAKPESTGALVNNLREFEQLREFFSSSSLLACIDLPFLVIFLLLIVFIGGPLVFLPLGAMPLLIGLGLTLQHRSRRSAEAGYRQNMQKNALLVEIVNGLETLKACMAESRMQKLWESVVGLSAKSSSEARKYNNLAVTLSMLITQVVTVACIVWGVYRIADGQMTMGALIGVNILVGRTMAPLLQMASLLTRIQNSHVALKALDLLMTLPSENQAEKTCMDFGMLRPSFSMESVSFAYPHQERLALSNVSLRIEPGEHVGVIGPMGSGKSTLGKLLIGLYQPKEGAVKFGDVDIRQIPSTDLRGRVGVLPQDVVLFYGSIRDNIALGDPTINDHLVLRAAALAGVADFLRNNPAGFAAQVGEQGKALSGGQRQAVALARALVRDPEVLILDEPTSNMDTDSELLLQKRLQTVMGGRTVVLITHRLSMLRIVDRLIVMEDGQIKLDGPRDKVLQRLRERSRQSAAAAGRSASPQPTERG; encoded by the coding sequence ATGCACAAAACCGCCGCTTCAGGGGCCGCAAGCCCGCCAGACACCGCCGCAGCGCCATCGTCGGAATCCGCCAGCGGGGCAGCTTCCCGGACCGGCGGCCCTTCGCCCGCAGCGGGCATGGGGCCCTTGCGGCCTTCGGACGTGGATTTCATGCCCGGCCTGCTGCGCAGCCTGGCCATTGTGCTCCGGCTGCGGGGGCGGGTGGTTTCGCCCCAGGCCCTCATGGCCGGGCTCACGGGCAGCAGGGTCACGCCCCAGGCCTGCCTGCGGGCCGCGCGCAAAGTGGGCCTTACGGGCCGCATCGCCTACCGGCCGCAGCTGGAAAACATCCCCGGCCTGGTTCTGCCCTGCATCCTTCTGCTCACCAACGACCGTTCCTGCGTGCTTACGGCCCTGGACAACGACATGGCCGAGGTCATCTTTCCCGAAACGGCCGGAACCTCGCAACTGGTGCCCCTGGACGCTCTGCGGGAGGAATATTCCGGCTACGCCCTCTTTGCCGCCGTAGAGGCCGCGCCCGACCACCGGGCGGACCGCCTGAGCATCTCGCACGGCAAGCGCTGGTTCTGGGACGTGCTGCGCTACTACGCGCCCATTTACCGGCATGTGGCCCTGGCCAGCGTGGTCATCAACCTCATTGCCGTGGGCAGCCCCCTGTTTGTCATGAACGTCTACGACCGCGTGGTGCCCAACAACGCCATGGAAACCCTCTGGGTGCTGGCCGTAGGCATCTTCATCATCTACCTGTTCAACTTCCTGCTCTCTGCCCTGCGCACCCACTTTGTGGATGTGGCGGGCCGCAATGCGGACATTGTGCTTTCCAGCTCCCTGGTGGAAAAGGTGCTTTCCATGCGCATGGACGCCAAGCCGGAATCCACGGGCGCGCTGGTCAACAACCTGCGTGAATTTGAGCAACTGCGCGAATTTTTCAGCTCCTCCAGCCTGCTCGCCTGCATTGATCTGCCCTTCCTGGTGATTTTTCTTCTGCTCATTGTCTTCATCGGCGGGCCGCTGGTCTTTCTGCCCCTGGGGGCCATGCCCCTGCTCATCGGCCTGGGGCTTACCCTCCAGCACCGTTCCCGCCGCAGCGCCGAGGCCGGCTACCGCCAGAACATGCAGAAAAACGCCCTGCTGGTGGAGATCGTCAACGGCCTGGAAACCCTCAAGGCCTGCATGGCCGAAAGCCGGATGCAGAAACTTTGGGAATCGGTAGTGGGCCTTTCGGCCAAATCCAGCAGCGAGGCCCGCAAATACAACAACCTGGCCGTCACCCTCTCCATGCTGATCACCCAGGTGGTCACCGTGGCCTGCATTGTCTGGGGCGTCTACCGCATTGCCGACGGGCAGATGACCATGGGCGCGCTCATCGGCGTCAACATCCTGGTGGGCCGCACCATGGCCCCTTTGCTGCAAATGGCCTCCCTGCTCACCCGGATCCAGAATTCCCACGTGGCCCTCAAGGCCCTGGACCTGCTCATGACCCTGCCCTCAGAGAACCAGGCCGAAAAAACCTGCATGGATTTCGGCATGCTGCGCCCTTCGTTCAGCATGGAGAGCGTCTCCTTCGCCTACCCGCATCAGGAGCGCCTGGCCCTCAGCAACGTGTCTCTGCGCATTGAACCCGGCGAGCATGTGGGCGTCATCGGTCCCATGGGTTCGGGCAAAAGCACCCTGGGCAAGCTGCTCATCGGCCTCTACCAGCCCAAGGAAGGCGCGGTGAAATTCGGCGATGTGGACATCCGCCAGATCCCCAGCACAGATCTGCGCGGCCGCGTGGGCGTACTGCCCCAGGACGTGGTGCTCTTCTACGGCAGCATTCGGGACAATATCGCCCTGGGCGATCCCACCATCAACGACCACCTGGTGCTGCGCGCCGCGGCCCTGGCCGGCGTGGCGGACTTTTTGCGCAACAACCCCGCGGGCTTCGCCGCCCAGGTAGGCGAGCAGGGCAAGGCCCTTTCCGGCGGCCAGCGCCAGGCCGTGGCCTTGGCCCGCGCCCTGGTGCGCGATCCGGAAGTGCTCATCCTGGACGAGCCCACCAGCAATATGGATACGGATTCCGAGCTGCTGCTGCAAAAACGCCTCCAGACGGTCATGGGCGGACGTACCGTGGTGCTCATCACCCACCGCCTGTCCATGCTGCGCATTGTGGACAGGCTTATCGTCATGGAAGACGGACAGATCAAGCTGGACGGCCCGCGCGACAAAGTGCTCCAGCGCCTGCGCGAGCGGTCCCGGCAAAGCGCGGCCGCCGCGGGCCGCTCCGCCTCCCCCCAACCCACGGAGCGTGGCTGA
- a CDS encoding glutamine synthetase III family protein — MSSPRKKAMFKAVNTAPVTPCEKKAQKTDELFGSHVFGLSTMRKRLPKDVYRKLAKTIRDGERLNPEIADVVANAMKDWAIEMGATHYTHWFHPMTGLTAEKHDAFLSPASDGQVISEFSGKMLISGEPDASSFPSGGLRSTFEARGYTAWDPSVPVFIIPASYGATLHIPTYFYSYSGEALDRKIPLLRSISALSRQALRILRLFGNKTAAYVRPNVGPEQEYFLVDKNLAVLRPDLLLAGRTLMGAPSPKGQEMEDHYFGAIPSRVMSFMQDVENELWALGIPAKTRHNEVAPGQFEIAPVFEEANIACDHNMLTMNMMRHMAAKHGFVCLLHEKPFAGVNGSGKHNNWSMSDSDGVNLLNPGSTPQDNAQFLVFLAAVLSAVHKHSVALRLGTVGAGNDHRLGANEAPPAILSVYLGEQLTDVLDGIVNGKSAASKKSPVMEVGVSTLPPLPVDLSDRNRTSPFAFTGNKFEFRAVGSSQSVAPVNIALNAAVACTLDDIATELEASVAGGADLNSALQQLLPRLFKEHLPIVFNGNGYSAAWPEEAARRGLPNYHNSVEALAHYTDPDVMNVFMRHGILTEREILSRQEILLENYAKTVCIEGHLMADMLRASVLPPSLEAQTKAAETVLKARAVLGESGAGSEEACFHELRGHIVALQEGVAALEKAVAAAQEAEGALDQAKAARDGVLPAMTACREHADALERMVDDNLWPLPKYAELLWAH; from the coding sequence ATGAGTTCCCCCCGGAAAAAGGCCATGTTCAAGGCGGTGAATACCGCGCCTGTGACGCCCTGCGAGAAAAAGGCGCAGAAAACCGACGAGCTTTTCGGCAGCCATGTGTTCGGCCTGAGCACCATGCGCAAGCGCCTGCCCAAGGACGTGTACCGTAAGCTCGCCAAGACCATTCGCGACGGCGAACGCCTGAACCCGGAAATTGCCGATGTGGTGGCCAACGCCATGAAGGACTGGGCCATTGAAATGGGCGCCACCCATTACACCCACTGGTTCCACCCCATGACCGGGCTTACCGCCGAAAAGCACGACGCCTTCCTGTCTCCCGCCTCCGACGGTCAGGTCATCAGCGAATTTTCCGGCAAAATGCTCATCAGCGGCGAGCCGGACGCCTCCTCCTTCCCTTCCGGCGGCCTGCGCTCCACCTTTGAGGCGCGCGGCTACACCGCCTGGGATCCCTCCGTGCCGGTGTTCATCATCCCCGCTTCCTACGGGGCCACCCTGCACATCCCCACCTACTTCTACTCTTACTCGGGCGAGGCCCTGGACCGCAAAATTCCCCTGCTGCGCTCCATTTCCGCCCTCTCCCGCCAGGCCCTGCGCATTCTGCGCCTCTTCGGCAACAAGACGGCCGCCTATGTGCGCCCCAACGTGGGCCCGGAACAGGAATACTTCCTGGTGGACAAAAACCTGGCCGTGCTGCGGCCCGACCTGCTCCTGGCCGGCCGCACCCTCATGGGCGCGCCCTCGCCCAAGGGCCAGGAGATGGAAGACCACTACTTTGGCGCCATCCCCAGCCGGGTCATGAGCTTCATGCAGGACGTGGAAAACGAGCTCTGGGCCCTGGGCATCCCGGCCAAAACCCGCCACAACGAGGTGGCCCCCGGCCAGTTTGAAATCGCCCCGGTGTTTGAAGAAGCCAACATCGCCTGCGACCACAACATGCTCACCATGAACATGATGCGCCACATGGCGGCCAAGCACGGCTTTGTCTGCCTGCTGCACGAAAAGCCCTTTGCCGGCGTTAACGGCAGCGGCAAGCACAACAACTGGTCCATGAGCGATTCCGACGGCGTCAACCTCCTCAACCCCGGCAGCACCCCGCAGGACAACGCCCAGTTCCTGGTCTTCCTGGCCGCCGTGCTGAGCGCCGTGCACAAGCACAGCGTGGCCCTGCGCCTGGGCACTGTGGGCGCGGGCAACGACCACCGCCTGGGTGCCAACGAGGCTCCGCCGGCCATCCTTTCCGTCTACCTGGGCGAACAGCTCACCGACGTGCTGGACGGCATTGTTAACGGCAAAAGCGCCGCCAGCAAGAAGAGCCCGGTCATGGAAGTGGGCGTCTCCACCCTGCCGCCCCTGCCCGTGGACCTCTCGGACCGCAACCGCACCAGCCCCTTCGCCTTCACCGGCAACAAGTTTGAATTCCGCGCCGTGGGCTCCTCCCAGTCCGTAGCCCCGGTGAACATCGCCCTCAACGCGGCTGTGGCCTGCACCCTGGACGACATCGCCACCGAGCTGGAGGCCTCCGTGGCCGGCGGCGCAGACCTGAACAGCGCTCTGCAGCAGCTCCTGCCCCGCCTGTTCAAAGAACACCTGCCCATCGTCTTCAACGGCAACGGCTACTCCGCCGCCTGGCCCGAAGAAGCGGCCCGCCGGGGCCTGCCCAACTACCACAACTCCGTGGAAGCCCTGGCCCACTACACTGACCCGGACGTCATGAACGTCTTTATGCGCCACGGCATTCTCACGGAACGCGAAATCCTTTCCCGTCAGGAAATCCTGCTGGAAAATTACGCCAAGACCGTGTGCATCGAAGGCCACCTCATGGCCGACATGCTGCGCGCCTCTGTGCTGCCGCCCAGCCTGGAAGCCCAGACTAAGGCCGCCGAAACCGTGCTTAAGGCCCGCGCGGTGCTGGGCGAATCCGGAGCCGGCAGCGAAGAAGCCTGCTTCCATGAGCTGCGCGGCCACATCGTGGCCCTGCAGGAAGGCGTTGCCGCGCTGGAAAAAGCCGTGGCCGCCGCCCAGGAAGCCGAAGGCGCTCTGGACCAGGCCAAGGCTGCCCGCGACGGCGTGCTGCCTGCCATGACCGCCTGCCGCGAACACGCCGACGCCCTGGAACGCATGGTGGACGACAACCTCTGGCCGCTGCCCAAGTACGCCGAGCTGCTCTGGGCGCACTAG
- a CDS encoding P-II family nitrogen regulator, producing the protein MKKMEIIIRPSMFDKVKNVLSEMGIHGLNYVEIKGFGRQRGHTEVYRGTTMQVDCLPKTKLEVVLPDEMVENVLNAVVSMARTGQVGDGKIFISDVQDAIRIRTGERGDEAL; encoded by the coding sequence ATGAAAAAGATGGAAATCATCATCAGGCCCAGCATGTTCGACAAGGTTAAGAACGTGCTCTCGGAGATGGGCATCCACGGTCTTAACTATGTGGAAATCAAGGGTTTCGGCCGCCAGCGCGGGCACACGGAGGTCTACCGGGGCACCACCATGCAGGTGGATTGCCTGCCCAAGACCAAGCTCGAAGTGGTCCTGCCCGATGAAATGGTTGAAAACGTGCTCAACGCCGTGGTTTCCATGGCCCGCACCGGTCAGGTGGGCGACGGCAAAATCTTTATCAGCGACGTGCAGGACGCCATCCGCATCCGCACGGGCGAACGCGGCGACGAGGCCCTGTAG
- a CDS encoding ammonium transporter: MNASDTAFILICACMVMLMTPALALFYGGLVRSRNILSTHMHSYGALALVSVLWALIGYTLAFGPDVGGVIGDLSYIFLNGVGGESAPAAAQLPHTLFMIFQCMFAALTVALISGAYAERIRFSAMMLFSGLWLIFAYAPMAHWVWGGGWMGQMGALDFAGGAVVHMASGAAALACAQALGPRLSNGAEPATPNNLPLTLLGGGLLWFGWFGFNAGSALVSGPLSAHALVTTHLASSCGVLGWMVVEWARTGKPTSLGAISGALAGLVAITPGAGFVGILPAMLIGFVGGIVCYGGVLLKNKFGYDDALDVVGIHGIGGTWGALATGLFASAAVNGADGLFYGNPKQVWIQLVSIVGTWVFVYIVTRIILFVVNATVGLRVAPEEEFTGLDLGEHNERGYSL; this comes from the coding sequence ATGAACGCCTCGGATACTGCATTTATCCTCATCTGCGCCTGCATGGTCATGCTCATGACCCCGGCGCTGGCCCTTTTTTACGGCGGTCTTGTCCGCTCCCGCAATATTCTTTCCACCCACATGCACAGCTACGGCGCGCTGGCGCTGGTCTCCGTGCTCTGGGCCCTCATCGGCTACACCCTGGCCTTCGGCCCGGACGTGGGCGGCGTCATCGGCGACCTTTCCTACATTTTTCTTAACGGCGTGGGCGGCGAATCGGCCCCTGCGGCGGCCCAGCTGCCCCACACCCTGTTCATGATCTTCCAGTGCATGTTCGCCGCGCTGACCGTGGCCCTCATTTCCGGCGCGTATGCGGAACGCATCCGTTTTTCGGCCATGATGCTCTTCTCCGGCCTGTGGCTGATTTTCGCCTATGCCCCCATGGCCCACTGGGTCTGGGGCGGCGGTTGGATGGGCCAGATGGGCGCTCTGGACTTTGCCGGCGGCGCAGTGGTGCACATGGCTTCCGGCGCGGCCGCCCTGGCCTGCGCCCAGGCCCTTGGACCGCGGCTTTCCAACGGCGCGGAGCCTGCCACCCCCAATAACCTGCCCCTGACCCTCCTGGGCGGCGGCCTGCTCTGGTTCGGCTGGTTCGGCTTCAACGCCGGCAGCGCCCTGGTTTCCGGTCCCCTTTCCGCCCACGCCCTGGTCACCACGCACCTCGCCTCCTCCTGCGGCGTGCTCGGCTGGATGGTGGTGGAATGGGCGCGCACGGGCAAGCCCACCAGCTTGGGTGCCATCTCCGGCGCGCTGGCGGGCCTGGTGGCCATCACCCCCGGCGCGGGCTTTGTGGGCATCCTCCCGGCCATGCTTATCGGCTTCGTGGGCGGCATCGTGTGCTACGGCGGCGTGCTGCTGAAGAACAAGTTCGGCTATGACGACGCCCTGGACGTGGTGGGCATTCACGGCATCGGCGGCACCTGGGGCGCGCTGGCCACCGGTCTTTTCGCCTCTGCCGCCGTTAACGGCGCCGACGGCCTCTTTTACGGCAACCCCAAGCAGGTCTGGATCCAGCTTGTGTCCATCGTGGGCACCTGGGTGTTCGTGTATATCGTGACCCGCATCATTCTCTTTGTAGTCAACGCCACTGTGGGTCTGCGCGTGGCGCCTGAAGAGGAGTTCACCGGCCTGGATCTGGGCGAACACAACGAACGCGGGTACTCCCTGTAA